The Dokdonia donghaensis DSW-1 DNA window TCAACAATTTTAGCATAATGCTGAGTAGTACGAAGTGATTTATGTCCAAGCATCTTACTAACCGATTCAAGAGGAACCCCCGTTTGTAAGTGTAACAGTGGTTGCAAAGGTATGTCGAGCCAAATGTGTTGTCAATATTTTATTTATTCCGCAAGATATAGCTATCTCTTTTAGAAAGAGGTTAGATTTTTGATTACTTAAAACAGGGATTAATTTACCGGTATTTTTGACTGAAGGGTGACCTGCATAGCGCTCAATAATTTCAGCAGCAATTGGTAATAGGGGAATGCTACTTTTAGTGTTGGTTTTTATGCGATTAATACAAACCCATTTGGAACCATCAATTCCTATACTGACATCATTTTTAGTTAATTTTTCTACATCTGAATACGCAAGTCCAGTATAGCAAGAAAAAATAAACATATCACGAACAAGCTTTAAACGATCAAAATGAAGCTCTTTTTCCCATAAGAGGTCTATTTTTTCTTCCGTTAGAAAGTCTCTCTTTACTTCCAGAAATTTTACCTTATAGTTATAAAATGGATCTCGTGTCATCCACTCATTTGTCAAGGCTAGTCTAATAATTTTCTTGAAATTATTAATGTATTTAAGAGTAGAGTTATGATTACAATTCCTTACTGTTTTCAGAAATACTTCAAACTTTTTTATAAAATCATAATTTATGTCTTGCAGTGGAAAGTCGTCCTCTTTATATATTTCATTTATAAACTGCTTTGTGTGCTCATAGCTTGTCCAGTATCTTTTTACCGTACTCTTGGACATACTTATCCCTATTAGTTTATCGGCCTCCTGGTTATGCTCTCTAAATACATCTAGTAAAAGTCTAGCTTTTTCACCTTTGCCATTTAAGATATTCAATATCTTTTTAGAAGTAACAAGCTCGTTACGATCCATAAGTTCTTGATGAATCTTACGGACATTATAGGTTAGTTTATCTATGTGACTATTGATTTCAGCGCTTTCCTTGTGGTTTCCAATGGCTCTGCCTTTTCGCTGATTCCATTTGTTGGGATCGATGGTTCTACTTATACCCATACTTGCACGCTTACCATCAATAGTAATTCGCATATATATGAATGATTTTGTGTTTTTTTAGATCTTGATTTCCGTCCTAAAAAAGTAAACTGTACGAATTAGACATAATTCTATTCTTTTGTTTACTTCAAGATACTATGAGCTACCAAAAAAACCTAATTATTTAACAATGTTAAATTTTGGTATTCAGTAAGTTGAGTGTGATTCGGATACCGCAAGTTAAAATCATTTAAGGCTACCGATTAGGGGACTTTTTAGATAAATTTAAGTGATATCAAATGATGTCAGATTAAATTAAAATCCCTGTAAATCAATATTTTACAGGGATTTTGATGAGATTTAATACTCAAAAAGTGGGCTCCGAGCGAAAGAGTTCGAACTTTTTGAATGAGGATATTGATTTAATTGTTTCAAAATCAATTAGTATCGAGATGTGAGATTTTCAGTATCTAAAAGCTCCAGACATTAGTTCCATCTCTGATTTCTTAATTCCTATGTTTTTTGCAATAGTTTTCCAGTTTTTGACCGCAAGTAAAACTTCTTGAATGATGGTGTTCATTTCGTTTTCGTTTAAGCGAAAATAAGAACCTACACTTTTTGCCAGTCCAAAGTCCAATGCATTATCATCCATGTCTATATTAAGGGATAAGCCATTCTTTTCAATAGAAGGATTTAAATCGTATGCTGGCGACAGAATCCAGCCTTCATCTTTCAAAATAAAACCATGATTGCGCAAATGATCATCTGTATTTGATATAGCGATATTGAAAACGATACGTCGCCATAGTTGGTGAAGGTTTCTTTCTATATGTACACCATAATTTTCGATAACTTCCACTATTTCTAAATAACTAGGAGTTCTTCCTTTATTACTATCTTCACTGTTACCAGTCATAGTCATGGCAGATGCAAAATGAATCCTTTTTCTATTTTCTCTGTCAAACCTGCGTGTTATAAATGTATGGTAAGTTCCGCTGATTTTTTGAATCTTAGATTCTGCCATATTTATACCAGCATTTAAAGCTAATTTATAGGCTAGGTATTCCCATGCAGCTTTATCAATGGTATCTGTTTTAGATGGAAACTTTGCAATCCATAAGTTTTTATCGTTGTCTAACACATTAGCCTTAGGTCTTGCACCACCTAATGAAGAACCAGGTGCGATAAGAACAGCAATCCATTTTCTAATGGTTTCATTATGGTCGTCATTTTCTAATTGGTAAACAGCTTCTTGTAAATCACCTAAAGAAGACCATGGTGGTGTAGGGCTGTGCTCATCATTATCAAGAAAAGGGCCATTTAAATCTGTTTTAAAACGTAAAGCACCCATTCTACTCTGATCATAAACACCCAGTAGATAATCTATTTCATAAAGTGTTTTGGCTTTTTCACTTTTAGCTCTTGCATTTTGTGCTGCTCTGCGTTTCATCAAGGTTTTTCCCCAAGTGTCTGGCATACTATCCAGAAAAACACCAAAATTCTCTTTATTTGTTGGATATTGTGCGCCAGAAAAAAAATCAAGATCTGGATCGAGTAGGTGCTGTGATTTACTTTTAAGCCACTTGCGATCATATTCAAAACTGAACGCTTTTTTACCTTTGGCAAAATGAGCCGATAAAGTTCCAACTATAGTAGGAGTATCTAGTCCTAACCAGTCTGCATAAACGTATATGTTAAATTTACCCTTTCCCATAGTATCTATAATAAATCAAGATCCTGTAGTTTTCTACCAAATTCATCATCATTAGCTAATTTTAAAAAATCATTTTGAAGATTAAGGACTCTAAAAACATTAAAATATAAACCTATTGAAACGGCAGGATCGCCTTTTTCTATGCGATAAAGTGTGGCTCTGTGAATCCCAGCACGTTCTGCTACTTGTTGTGTAGTTAGTTTTCTACGTTTCCTGGCAAGTTTAATGTTCTCACCTATTTGCTCAAAAATCTTCTGATATTTAGGAAGAAGTATTGTTTTCTTAGAGTTCATTATGTCGCTTATTTACAACAAATATAATATAAATGTATTAAATAAGCATCATTTAGTTAAAAATCCAAAAACCTTGAGTTTTTAATTGTGTAATCATAAAAAGTTCGAACCACTAACTCTATGAATGACAACACTTTGATGAATTTTGAAGAAAAGTAAAAACCTCTTTAAATAATTGATTTAAAGAGGTTTAGTTTGAGTTGTGGAGTCGGAGGGATTCGAA harbors:
- a CDS encoding site-specific integrase codes for the protein MRITIDGKRASMGISRTIDPNKWNQRKGRAIGNHKESAEINSHIDKLTYNVRKIHQELMDRNELVTSKKILNILNGKGEKARLLLDVFREHNQEADKLIGISMSKSTVKRYWTSYEHTKQFINEIYKEDDFPLQDINYDFIKKFEVFLKTVRNCNHNSTLKYINNFKKIIRLALTNEWMTRDPFYNYKVKFLEVKRDFLTEEKIDLLWEKELHFDRLKLVRDMFIFSCYTGLAYSDVEKLTKNDVSIGIDGSKWVCINRIKTNTKSSIPLLPIAAEIIERYAGHPSVKNTGKLIPVLSNQKSNLFLKEIAISCGINKILTTHLARHTFATTVTLTNGGSS
- a CDS encoding type II toxin-antitoxin system HipA family toxin, which gives rise to MGKGKFNIYVYADWLGLDTPTIVGTLSAHFAKGKKAFSFEYDRKWLKSKSQHLLDPDLDFFSGAQYPTNKENFGVFLDSMPDTWGKTLMKRRAAQNARAKSEKAKTLYEIDYLLGVYDQSRMGALRFKTDLNGPFLDNDEHSPTPPWSSLGDLQEAVYQLENDDHNETIRKWIAVLIAPGSSLGGARPKANVLDNDKNLWIAKFPSKTDTIDKAAWEYLAYKLALNAGINMAESKIQKISGTYHTFITRRFDRENRKRIHFASAMTMTGNSEDSNKGRTPSYLEIVEVIENYGVHIERNLHQLWRRIVFNIAISNTDDHLRNHGFILKDEGWILSPAYDLNPSIEKNGLSLNIDMDDNALDFGLAKSVGSYFRLNENEMNTIIQEVLLAVKNWKTIAKNIGIKKSEMELMSGAFRY
- a CDS encoding helix-turn-helix transcriptional regulator, with protein sequence MNSKKTILLPKYQKIFEQIGENIKLARKRRKLTTQQVAERAGIHRATLYRIEKGDPAVSIGLYFNVFRVLNLQNDFLKLANDDEFGRKLQDLDLL